ATTTTCTCCCAGAAGAACTCAAAAATTTCCTGCCATGTATTTTTATTGAATATAGAAACACCGTGTTTTTCAACCCAGATCTTGCTGATAACCTTTCCATTATCAAGCGTAAAATATTCGTCTTTTTGAAAATCTCCTATAAAGTCCTTCAGGATATCTTCCAGGGACCAGATCTTTTCATAATAAGCATTTCGAAAAACTTCATCTTTCATTTCTATATCCAGAGACACTTCCACCTTCTTATTATCGGCATTGAATTTAAATGAAAAATCCTTGACTTTGGTATCATACAGGAGCCATTTTCTAGGAAAAGACTTTCCAAAAGCAGTCCAAAACTCCTTTTTTAGTTGCTGTGCTTCTTGTTTACTGAACATATGAACAAAATTAAGGATTAATGACGAAAAGGCAAAAAGCAGCAATCAAATTCTTCATTCCATTTTACCCATAAACTTATCATTTACATTATTCAAACAATTTTCTTATTTTTGCTGTAATGCTTTCAAAAAAATCCCAATATGCTTTTAAAGCGCTTTCATACCTTGTAGAGAAAAGGAATGATGGCCCGGTCCTTATTTCCGAAATTGCGGAACATAAAAAGATCCCTTTGAAGTTTTTAGAAAATATTCTGCTGGAATTAAAAAAAGCGGATATCCTGGACAGTAAAAAAGGAAAAGGAGGTGGTTATTTCCTGCATGAAAATCCTGAAAATGTGAAGCTTGCCAAGATTATAAGACTGGTAAACGGCCCTATTGCCATGCTCCCATGCGTAAGTTTGAACTTTTATGAAAAATGTGATGACTGCAATGAAGACCATTGCGGCCTGCATGATGTGCTGATAGAAGTTCGGGATGCATCACTGAATATTCTGGAGAGTAAAACTTTGATGGATCTGGTCGATTGACCCGGTCCTTTTTTTTGAATAATTAGTCTACTTATTTGGTAGGATAATATTTTTATTAGATATTTGCAATAGCCCAAATGAATCAGTCACAAATAAAAATAGCTCTGAATGGAGGTTCGAATATTTCAAATACAAGATCAGGAGCAGTTCTGATTTATTGATGTAAAGATTCAGGGAAGCTGTAATGATATTGCTATGATAATTTCAAGAAAGATCCAGATAAGACTCAATGTATTTTTTGCTACAGCTGTTATACTGCTGATTATTATTTCATCGATGTATGGATTAGGATATCTGGACGAGTTGCAGAATATTTTAGCGAAAGACCATTATATTTTTTACTGGATGCTGCTTGTTGGCGTATTTGCTGAAATTGTTGCAGGTTCAATGGGGATGGGATACGGAGTGATTTGTACAACGACTCTTTTACTGCTGAATATTCCGCCTCATATTGTAAGCGCCAGCATCCATTCTGCAGAAAGTTTCACTACGGCCGCAGGAAGTTTGAGTCATATTAAACTTAAAAACGTAAGTAAAAGTTTGGTTAAAAGACTGGCAGTTCCGGCAGTTATTGGCGCTATCATCGGAGCGGTAAGCCTGACCTATCTGGGTGAATATTATGCCAAAATTACAAAAACGCTCATTGCTTTTTACACATTATACCTCGGAATTCAGATCCTTTCCAATGCTTTTAAAAAGAAACAGAATAAAGCTATGAAAAGAAAAACGAACCTGACCAGACTTGGTGTGATCGGAGGGTTTATTGATTCTTTTGCCGGAGGAGGCTGGGGACCCCTTGTAACAGGAACGCTGATTAAGAATGCTTTTACACCAAGATTTGCAGTCGGAAGTTCTACGGTAGCTAAATTTATACTTACCATAACGGCGGCTGTCACTTTCTTCTTTACTCTCGGGATCCAGCACTGGAATATTATCCTCGGTCTTCTGATAGGGGGAATTATTACCGCTCCTTTTTCTGCAATGCTTACGGCAAAGCTTCCTGTGAAAAAGATGTTTCTTATTATTGGAATTCTTGTTATTGTCATGAGTTCCATAACTATTTATAAATCAGTTTTTAATTAAAAACCCACTTACTTGTGGAAAAATAAAAGTCTTAAAAAGAGCTTCCGTTTTAAAAATATTCTACTTTTACGTTACTAAATAATAGAAAATGAATTTACATGTAATAGCGCTTTTCAAGTTTAATGAAAACTATCTGATGGATGCCGTAGAGCTTTTTCAAAACCTTGTAAAAGAAACCAGAAAAGAAGAAGGATGTCTTCAGTATGATCTTATAGAGGACAAGGATAACAAAGGGACATTCTTTATGGTTGAACTCTGGGAAAGCGTAGATCACCACAACAGACATAATGGACAGGATCACCTTCTGGACTTCCGTAGAGATGCTTCAAAGATGATGGTAAGCTCAGTGGAAGTGTATAAAGGGTTTAAGATTTATTGAGATTAGGATTTAAAAATTTAAAAATTAAAAGATTTAAAAGATTATTCAAGCTTTTAATTTTCAAAAAATACCACATAAAAGGCAGTTTCAGAATCCTGAAACCGCCTTTTGATTAGAAAAAATAGAAAGTATTAAAATTTTGAGTTATTTTACGATAAGTTTTTTTGTTTCTGTACTGCCTCCGAAATTGATTTTCACTAAATAATTTCCTGCAGTAAGGTGAGATAAATTAAGATCCTGCTTGTAAAAGCCAGCCTGGTTAGTCAGTTCTGCAGTGTATACTTTTTTCCCGGTAAGGTCATAAACCTCAATGTTTCCTTTGTTGTTAGCTTTTTCTTTAACATCAAAAAGAACTGTTACTTTTTTGTCAGCTGTTGTAGGATTTGGATAGATCCCGAAAGAAGCTTTTTTGCTTACCTCCGTTACTCCTAAAGAAGCGGTAATCTTTTTGTACTTGAAATACATATTTCCGGTTTGGGTACCTTCGTTGGAAATAAAATATAACCTGTAATAATCCGAACCTTGCTTTATATAATATACAGCATCAGTATAGGCTCCTGAAGTGGGTTTCCAGGAATGACCGATAGTAGTGATATTGCTTGAAAATGCTGTAGGGATAACGGGATTTGCGGTCTCCTGAATTTCAGGTCTTACTTTTGCTACTGTGATATTCGGGTTTTGAATCACCCCAGCCATTCTGTATTTCATGGTTTGTGGATTTCCTTGCTGATCTACATATGGGTAATCTGTGTAGTATCTCGTAAACATCATATCCCAGTTGGCTTTTGCCGGTTCAAGATTATTCACTTTTTCACCTGTATTGAAAGAGAAATAATTGAAGTAAGCATCATCAGATCCGTTAGCAACAGTTTTTGTCTGTGTAGCGTCCCAGGAAGAGGTAGCTGCATTCCATTTTGCATATTTAAAAGTATAGCCACCAAAATAATCGTCAATCATAAATTTGACAGATGCTCCTGAAGCATATTGCATAATAAAAATTACTTTTCCTTCTATATGATGGTTTAAGGGATTGTATTCTCCCCAACCATAGCTGGCAGAACCTTGCTCAAAAGCACCTTCCTGTATATAATTAGTATTGTCAAGGTTAAATAATGGTGCTCCATAAGAAGCAATACTGTTACTCGTTATGGTATTCCAGTCGGCAGGATTAGAAGAGGCCTGATATACTTTTATATCATATGCGTCATTAACTCTTGTTCCAAAATTAGTTGCAGATGCTCTGTAAAAAGCGACATCCCATGAGTTAGCCGGTTGTGACACTATATTATTAGCACTAAAGTCAAAAAATACACGATTTTGATATCCACTTCCCATCGTCATATTCACCGTTGTGTATCCCAGTGCATCAGTTTGTGCCAGAACTGTATGTTGAACAGAAAGAGCAAATACCGAAGCCAATAATAGTTTTGTTTTCATAACTGATTTTTTTTAAATTCTTATTTAGAATGATTCTACAAAATTATATAATTATTTTTAATGAGTCTAAATAAAAACATGACATTTGTCGTGTTTGCCGGAATTAGATTAAAAATACTGATCAACTTTTAGTAATAAAAGAGCCGGCTGGAAGAATTCCAGCCGGCTTTATAAAGCTTATGTTTAATAAACCTTATTTTTTGATGAACTTAGATTTTACTACTGAACCTTCAGCAGTTTCAACAAGCATATAGTAAACTCCTGTATGAAGTGTGCTGATATCAAATTTCTGTCCTTTCAGTTTTCCTTCAGCTACTTTCTGTCCTCCGGCAGAATAGATTTCAATGTTCTTAGGCTCCGCTTTAAAAATAAATTCTAAAGCAGTATGGTCTGCATTGACAACAAACTTAAAGTTTTCTTTTACTTTAGCAATATCGTTAACTCCTAATGTAGTAGAGGTATTATACACCACATTATCAATTTGGATCGCGACGTGGGCAGCACTTGGAGTAAATTTAAAAACAATGTAAGAACCTGTAGTCGAAGGAATAGTAACACTTATGTTCTGAATTACTCCAACAGTAGTTACATTGATAGGATTTCCTAG
The Chryseobacterium sp. W4I1 DNA segment above includes these coding regions:
- a CDS encoding DUF4268 domain-containing protein, with translation MFSKQEAQQLKKEFWTAFGKSFPRKWLLYDTKVKDFSFKFNADNKKVEVSLDIEMKDEVFRNAYYEKIWSLEDILKDFIGDFQKDEYFTLDNGKVISKIWVEKHGVSIFNKNTWQEIFEFFWEKMDGFERFYYEYEDFIKDV
- a CDS encoding Rrf2 family transcriptional regulator, producing the protein MLSKKSQYAFKALSYLVEKRNDGPVLISEIAEHKKIPLKFLENILLELKKADILDSKKGKGGGYFLHENPENVKLAKIIRLVNGPIAMLPCVSLNFYEKCDDCNEDHCGLHDVLIEVRDASLNILESKTLMDLVD
- a CDS encoding sulfite exporter TauE/SafE family protein, whose translation is MIISRKIQIRLNVFFATAVILLIIISSMYGLGYLDELQNILAKDHYIFYWMLLVGVFAEIVAGSMGMGYGVICTTTLLLLNIPPHIVSASIHSAESFTTAAGSLSHIKLKNVSKSLVKRLAVPAVIGAIIGAVSLTYLGEYYAKITKTLIAFYTLYLGIQILSNAFKKKQNKAMKRKTNLTRLGVIGGFIDSFAGGGWGPLVTGTLIKNAFTPRFAVGSSTVAKFILTITAAVTFFFTLGIQHWNIILGLLIGGIITAPFSAMLTAKLPVKKMFLIIGILVIVMSSITIYKSVFN
- a CDS encoding putative quinol monooxygenase encodes the protein MNLHVIALFKFNENYLMDAVELFQNLVKETRKEEGCLQYDLIEDKDNKGTFFMVELWESVDHHNRHNGQDHLLDFRRDASKMMVSSVEVYKGFKIY
- a CDS encoding T9SS type A sorting domain-containing protein, which gives rise to MKTKLLLASVFALSVQHTVLAQTDALGYTTVNMTMGSGYQNRVFFDFSANNIVSQPANSWDVAFYRASATNFGTRVNDAYDIKVYQASSNPADWNTITSNSIASYGAPLFNLDNTNYIQEGAFEQGSASYGWGEYNPLNHHIEGKVIFIMQYASGASVKFMIDDYFGGYTFKYAKWNAATSSWDATQTKTVANGSDDAYFNYFSFNTGEKVNNLEPAKANWDMMFTRYYTDYPYVDQQGNPQTMKYRMAGVIQNPNITVAKVRPEIQETANPVIPTAFSSNITTIGHSWKPTSGAYTDAVYYIKQGSDYYRLYFISNEGTQTGNMYFKYKKITASLGVTEVSKKASFGIYPNPTTADKKVTVLFDVKEKANNKGNIEVYDLTGKKVYTAELTNQAGFYKQDLNLSHLTAGNYLVKINFGGSTETKKLIVK
- a CDS encoding T9SS-dependent choice-of-anchor J family protein, which codes for MKLKLLLGTLMFTAFTANAQVSTLNENFNNFTIGTTTFPQSGWSAVVAPITGAFPPAPPRMIVAALDTDNSQRFIQSYAGNNATTPSYLITPLIDNVTGNKSLTFTTTLVSPSPGPGTIQIGLATSTTDMSTFVGLGNPINVTTVGVIQNISVTIPSTTGSYIVFKFTPSAAHVAIQIDNVVYNTSTTLGVNDIAKVKENFKFVVNADHTALEFIFKAEPKNIEIYSAGGQKVAEGKLKGQKFDISTLHTGVYYMLVETAEGSVVKSKFIKK